A DNA window from Motilibacter rhizosphaerae contains the following coding sequences:
- the rimP gene encoding ribosome maturation factor RimP, protein MARAASREALLALLEPVVAGSGCDLEDVEVTPAGRRRLVRVTVDRDGGVPLDVVADVSRAVSDRLDAADPFGETPYVLEVSSPGVGRPLTEPRHWRRAAGRLVEVAVDGAAPQVARVVSADDEAVELEGLGRVAHARLGTGRVQVEFSRPGDDEAGTDELDEGELDDDELDEDGEA, encoded by the coding sequence GTGGCCAGAGCCGCTTCCCGCGAAGCCCTCCTCGCGCTCCTCGAGCCCGTCGTGGCCGGGTCGGGGTGCGACCTCGAGGACGTCGAGGTGACCCCCGCAGGCCGTCGCCGGCTCGTCCGCGTGACCGTCGACCGCGACGGCGGCGTCCCCCTCGACGTGGTCGCCGACGTGTCCCGCGCGGTCTCGGACCGGCTGGACGCGGCCGACCCCTTCGGCGAGACGCCGTACGTGCTCGAGGTGTCGAGCCCCGGCGTGGGCCGTCCGCTGACCGAGCCCCGGCACTGGCGGCGCGCGGCGGGGCGGCTGGTCGAGGTCGCCGTCGACGGGGCAGCCCCGCAGGTCGCCCGGGTGGTCTCGGCCGACGACGAGGCGGTCGAGCTCGAGGGGCTCGGGCGGGTCGCGCACGCGCGGCTCGGGACCGGGCGGGTGCAGGTCGAGTTCTCCCGTCCCGGGGACGATGAGGCCGGGACGGACGAGCTCGACGAGGGCGAGCTGGACGACGACGAGCTGGACGAGGACGGGGAGGCGTAG
- the truB gene encoding tRNA pseudouridine(55) synthase TruB, translated as MNDGLLVVDKPAGWTSHDVVARVRRLARTRRVGHAGTLDPMATGVLVLGIGRATRLLGHVAAGDKAYTATVRLGAATTTDDAEGEEVSRAPAAHLTLDEVRAAALPLTGEIAQVPSTVSAIKVDGERAYAVARSGREVALAARPVTVAEFALSDPRVVGEYLDLEASVVCSSGTYVRALARDLGAALGVGGHLTALRRTRVGPWTLDAARTLEQLEEELVVLPLADAVARAFPRRDVDAGAAARVRVGARLPVAGLPSPYGVFGPGGEVLALAEERDGRSAYLAVFAAQG; from the coding sequence GTGAACGACGGGCTCCTCGTCGTCGACAAGCCCGCCGGCTGGACCTCGCACGACGTCGTCGCGCGGGTGCGCCGGCTGGCCCGTACGCGCCGGGTCGGGCACGCCGGCACCCTCGACCCGATGGCCACGGGCGTCCTCGTGCTGGGGATCGGCCGCGCGACCCGGCTGCTCGGCCACGTCGCGGCGGGGGACAAGGCGTACACCGCCACCGTGCGGCTGGGCGCGGCGACGACGACCGACGACGCGGAGGGCGAGGAGGTGTCGCGCGCCCCGGCCGCCCACCTGACGCTCGACGAGGTCCGCGCCGCGGCGCTCCCGCTGACCGGGGAGATCGCGCAGGTCCCCTCGACGGTGAGCGCGATCAAGGTCGACGGCGAGCGGGCGTACGCCGTGGCGCGCTCCGGCCGCGAGGTGGCCCTCGCCGCCCGCCCGGTCACCGTGGCCGAGTTCGCGCTGTCGGACCCGCGGGTCGTCGGGGAGTACCTGGACCTCGAGGCCTCCGTCGTCTGCTCGAGCGGCACCTACGTGCGGGCCCTCGCCCGCGACCTCGGCGCCGCGCTCGGCGTCGGGGGCCACCTCACGGCGCTCCGGCGCACCCGGGTCGGTCCCTGGACGCTGGACGCGGCGCGGACGCTGGAGCAGCTCGAGGAGGAGCTCGTCGTCCTTCCCCTGGCCGACGCGGTCGCCCGGGCGTTCCCCCGCCGCGACGTCGACGCCGGGGCAGCGGCACGGGTGCGCGTCGGCGCGCGGCTGCCCGTCGCCGGGCTGCCCTCGCCGTACGGCGTGTTCGGGCCCGGGGGCGAGGTGCTCGCGCTCGCCGAGGAGCGCGACGGGCGCAGCGCGTACCTCGCGGTGTTCGCGGCCCAGGGCTGA
- a CDS encoding DUF503 domain-containing protein, with protein sequence MWVGSLELDLLLGDVHSLKEKRSLVRPVVAELARRYAVSAAETDSHDLHRRAEIGVAVASPDARHATEVLDACERLVAERPELELLSARRRLVGPEDE encoded by the coding sequence ATGTGGGTCGGCAGCCTGGAGCTGGACCTCCTCCTCGGCGACGTGCACTCGCTGAAGGAGAAGCGCTCGCTCGTCCGCCCCGTCGTGGCCGAGCTGGCCCGGCGCTACGCCGTCTCCGCGGCCGAGACGGACTCCCACGACCTGCACCGGCGCGCGGAGATCGGGGTGGCGGTCGCCTCCCCGGACGCGCGCCACGCCACCGAGGTGCTCGACGCCTGCGAGCGCCTCGTGGCGGAGCGTCCCGAGCTCGAGCTGCTGTCGGCCCGCCGACGGCTGGTCGGGCCGGAGGACGAGTAG
- the rbfA gene encoding 30S ribosome-binding factor RbfA codes for MADVARARKLADRIKVIVAETLEMRVKDPRLGFVTVTDVRVTNDLQQATVYYTVLGDDAEHASTALALESAKGVLRSEVGRQTGVRHTPSLAFSADAVPETARHIEDLLARAAAADAEVSRVAAGATYAAGPDAYRTKDVEEDEAG; via the coding sequence ATGGCTGACGTCGCACGTGCCCGCAAGCTGGCGGACCGGATCAAGGTCATCGTGGCCGAGACGCTGGAGATGCGCGTCAAGGACCCGCGGCTCGGCTTCGTCACCGTCACCGACGTGCGGGTGACCAACGACCTGCAGCAGGCGACCGTCTACTACACCGTGCTCGGTGACGACGCGGAGCACGCCTCGACCGCCCTGGCGCTGGAGAGCGCCAAGGGCGTGCTGCGCAGCGAGGTCGGCCGGCAGACGGGCGTGCGGCACACGCCCTCGCTCGCCTTCAGCGCGGACGCGGTGCCCGAGACCGCCCGGCACATCGAGGACCTGCTCGCCCGCGCCGCCGCCGCCGACGCCGAGGTCTCGCGGGTGGCGGCCGGGGCGACGTACGCCGCGGGCCCCGACGCGTACCGCACCAAGGACGTGGAGGAGGACGAGGCCGGGTGA
- a CDS encoding DUF4439 domain-containing protein, with amino-acid sequence MPPSPAVPRRRALGLLLLTATAGCRVARHDAPLPRPSATPAPDPLPGLLTAARAREDALATAYAGAAAAASGARRELLLRTAADHRAHLAALVGPGSAAPSASPSVSSTPSPGSTSVAGPAELAREELASAAEDVRALAAAPPRVRRLLASVAASEQAHAALLASPVLPALPSPPALRPQPAEAAALQAALAGEHAAAWAYGVVAARVPARLASRARRDLAEHRAARDVLAAAVTAGGASPAAALPGYDVPAVAPAELAAGVEDRLAAAYLDLVEVTASPALLELGAAGAAACAVRAALWRGRTTAFPG; translated from the coding sequence GTGCCGCCGAGTCCCGCTGTTCCCCGCCGGCGCGCCCTCGGCCTGCTGCTGCTCACCGCCACCGCCGGCTGCCGCGTGGCCCGGCACGACGCCCCCCTCCCCCGCCCGAGCGCGACCCCGGCGCCCGACCCGCTGCCCGGCCTGCTCACGGCGGCGCGGGCACGCGAGGACGCCCTCGCCACGGCGTACGCGGGAGCCGCCGCGGCCGCCTCGGGAGCCCGGCGCGAGCTGCTGCTGCGCACCGCCGCCGACCACCGCGCGCACCTCGCGGCCCTCGTCGGTCCCGGCTCGGCAGCTCCGAGCGCCTCCCCCAGCGTCAGCAGCACGCCGTCCCCCGGGAGCACGTCCGTAGCGGGACCGGCCGAGCTGGCCCGCGAGGAGCTCGCCTCCGCCGCTGAGGACGTGCGCGCGCTGGCGGCGGCTCCCCCGCGCGTACGCCGGCTGCTGGCCTCCGTGGCCGCGAGCGAGCAGGCGCATGCCGCCCTCCTGGCCAGCCCCGTGCTGCCCGCGCTGCCGAGCCCGCCCGCGCTGCGCCCGCAGCCCGCGGAGGCCGCGGCGCTCCAGGCCGCGCTGGCCGGGGAGCACGCCGCCGCGTGGGCGTACGGCGTGGTCGCCGCCCGCGTCCCCGCCCGGCTGGCGAGCCGGGCCCGGCGCGACCTGGCCGAGCACCGCGCCGCCCGCGACGTGCTGGCCGCCGCGGTCACCGCCGGCGGCGCGAGCCCGGCCGCCGCGCTGCCCGGCTACGACGTGCCGGCGGTCGCCCCCGCGGAGCTCGCGGCGGGGGTCGAGGACCGGCTCGCCGCGGCGTACCTCGACCTCGTGGAGGTGACTGCATCGCCCGCGCTGCTGGAGCTCGGGGCGGCGGGAGCGGCGGCCTGCGCGGTGCGCGCCGCGCTGTGGCGGGGCCGCACGACGGCGTTCCCCGGCTAG
- a CDS encoding sulfite exporter TauE/SafE family protein: protein MPHLPALLGLCGAAFLAGWVDAVSGGGGLVQLPALLVLLPGAAPATVLATNKLAAASGTAVAAWTYLRRVRPDLRTALPMAGAALTASAGGAFCATLVPARVFRPVVLVVVVLVGAYTLLRPRAGELQQLRWSGSRHLLTALAVAVVIGFYDGAIGPGTGSFLVFALVTLLGYSFLQASAKARIVNLATNAGALVVFVAHGAPDYPLGALMAVSNIAGGRLGAVTAISRGTRFVRVVFLAVVVLLVASLVRQL from the coding sequence GTGCCGCACCTCCCGGCGCTGCTCGGGCTCTGCGGTGCGGCCTTCCTCGCCGGGTGGGTCGATGCGGTCAGCGGCGGCGGCGGGCTGGTCCAGCTCCCCGCCCTGCTCGTCCTGCTCCCCGGGGCGGCGCCGGCGACGGTGCTCGCGACCAACAAGCTCGCGGCCGCGAGCGGCACAGCGGTGGCGGCGTGGACGTACCTGCGCCGGGTGCGTCCCGACCTGCGCACCGCCCTGCCCATGGCGGGGGCGGCACTGACGGCGTCCGCCGGCGGCGCGTTCTGCGCGACGCTGGTGCCGGCGCGGGTCTTCCGCCCGGTGGTCCTCGTCGTGGTCGTGCTGGTGGGCGCGTACACCCTGCTGCGGCCGCGGGCGGGCGAGCTGCAGCAGCTGCGCTGGTCGGGGAGCCGGCACCTGCTCACCGCGCTGGCGGTCGCGGTGGTGATCGGGTTCTACGACGGGGCGATCGGGCCGGGGACCGGCAGCTTCCTCGTCTTCGCCCTCGTCACGCTGCTCGGCTACTCGTTCCTCCAGGCCTCGGCGAAGGCCCGCATCGTCAACCTCGCCACCAACGCCGGCGCGCTCGTCGTGTTCGTCGCCCACGGCGCCCCCGACTACCCGCTGGGCGCGCTCATGGCGGTGAGCAACATCGCGGGCGGTCGCCTCGGCGCCGTGACCGCGATCTCGCGGGGCACCAGGTTCGTGCGGGTGGTCTTCCTCGCCGTCGTCGTGCTGCTGGTCGCCTCGCTGGTCCGGCAGCTCTAG
- the nusA gene encoding transcription termination factor NusA, with the protein MDIDMAALRGLVREKEISFDLLVEAIEQALVVAYQRTEGHARRARAELDRGTGHVTIWAREEDDAADGAEPEEYDDTPDGFGRIASTTAKQVILQRLREASDEVTFGEFTGKEGDIVSGVVQQGRNPGDVMVDLGKIEALLPPHEQVPGERYAHGSRLRCYVVAVRRGPKGPQIALSRSHPGLVRKLFALEAPEVADGSVDIAAIAREAGHRTKIAVRATRPGLNAKGACIGPMGARVRAVMNELHGEKIDIVDFSEDPATFVASALSPARVTSVEVADLEARAATVVVPDFQLSLAIGKEGQNARLAARLTGWRIDIRSDAAPDQRLGRAVEREGGAAPSARGSAG; encoded by the coding sequence GTGGACATCGACATGGCGGCCCTGCGCGGGCTCGTGCGGGAGAAGGAGATCTCCTTCGACCTGCTCGTGGAGGCGATCGAGCAGGCGCTGGTCGTCGCGTACCAGCGCACCGAGGGCCACGCACGGCGCGCCCGCGCCGAGCTCGACCGCGGCACCGGCCACGTGACCATCTGGGCCCGCGAGGAGGACGACGCCGCCGACGGCGCCGAGCCCGAGGAGTACGACGACACCCCCGACGGCTTCGGCCGCATCGCCTCGACGACCGCGAAGCAGGTCATCCTCCAGCGGCTGCGCGAGGCCAGCGACGAGGTGACCTTCGGCGAGTTCACCGGCAAGGAGGGCGACATCGTCTCGGGCGTGGTCCAGCAGGGCCGCAACCCCGGCGACGTCATGGTCGACCTCGGCAAGATCGAGGCGCTGCTCCCGCCGCACGAGCAGGTGCCGGGCGAGCGCTACGCCCACGGCTCGCGGCTGCGCTGCTACGTCGTGGCCGTGCGCCGCGGGCCCAAGGGGCCGCAGATCGCGCTGAGCCGCAGCCACCCCGGTCTGGTCCGCAAGCTGTTCGCGCTGGAGGCCCCCGAGGTGGCCGACGGCAGCGTCGACATCGCGGCGATCGCCCGTGAGGCCGGGCACCGCACCAAGATCGCCGTGCGCGCGACGCGCCCCGGGCTCAACGCCAAGGGCGCCTGCATCGGCCCGATGGGCGCCCGCGTGCGCGCCGTGATGAACGAGCTGCACGGCGAGAAGATCGACATCGTCGACTTCTCCGAGGACCCCGCGACCTTCGTCGCGTCCGCGCTGTCGCCGGCGCGGGTCACCTCGGTGGAGGTCGCCGACCTCGAGGCGCGGGCGGCCACGGTCGTCGTGCCGGACTTCCAGCTCAGCCTCGCCATCGGCAAGGAGGGGCAGAACGCCCGCCTCGCCGCCCGGCTCACCGGCTGGCGCATCGACATCCGCAGCGACGCGGCCCCCGACCAGCGGCTGGGGCGGGCCGTCGAGCGCGAGGGTGGCGCTGCCCCTTCCGCCCGCGGCTCGGCGGGGTAG
- a CDS encoding YlxR family protein, with protein MVGRDLRPDGGPVRTCVGCRRRSAKPDLVRVVAVGTSVVADPAARMPGRGAYLHPDLECLAAAERRRAFGRALRVPAPLDTTALHDALAGAARSEEPPPRAAARSVRPVEASGAPRGASTGSVRRQVEKR; from the coding sequence GTGGTCGGTCGTGATCTGCGGCCCGACGGCGGTCCGGTCCGGACCTGCGTCGGGTGCCGGCGGCGCTCGGCCAAGCCAGACCTCGTGCGCGTGGTGGCGGTCGGGACCTCCGTGGTCGCGGACCCCGCGGCGCGCATGCCGGGGCGGGGGGCCTACCTCCACCCCGACCTGGAGTGCCTCGCGGCCGCGGAGCGGCGACGGGCGTTCGGGCGCGCACTGCGCGTGCCGGCCCCGCTCGACACCACGGCCCTGCACGACGCCCTCGCGGGCGCCGCGCGCAGCGAGGAGCCGCCCCCCCGGGCGGCAGCGAGGTCCGTTCGACCCGTGGAGGCGTCCGGTGCGCCGCGCGGTGCAAGCACCGGTTCCGTGAGAAGGCAGGTCGAGAAGCGATGA
- a CDS encoding DHH family phosphoesterase yields MSAPTGAHPVAAVQADWRAALDDVAALLERPAGPVVLAAHVAPDGDALGSVLAVARALRQVGVEALVSWGEEPLEVPRSLGALLALDPALAAALTPPSRLPEHVGVLACFDLASRGRLGLLSPLVDTAEAVVAVDHHTSHVPFAHVTALDPAAPATAVLAAELVERLSVPLDAVLAGCLWVGLVTDTGSFRHPSTTPAALRLAARLLDAGAEGARLSRAVLEEVPGALLPVLGEAVAGARLEPGALGGAGLVLATVPRERRAAAGLAVEELVPVLDVVRRAAEADVAACLLQQDDGAWRVSLRSRGPLDVSVAAVALGGGGHRMAAGTTLTGSEDEAVAAVRAALEALA; encoded by the coding sequence GTGAGCGCCCCGACCGGTGCGCACCCGGTCGCGGCCGTCCAGGCGGACTGGCGTGCGGCGCTCGACGACGTCGCGGCGCTGCTCGAGCGCCCGGCGGGCCCGGTCGTCCTGGCGGCGCACGTGGCTCCCGACGGCGACGCGCTCGGCAGCGTCCTCGCCGTCGCGCGCGCGCTGCGCCAGGTCGGCGTCGAGGCGCTGGTGAGCTGGGGCGAGGAGCCCCTCGAGGTGCCCCGCTCGCTCGGCGCGCTGCTCGCGCTCGACCCCGCGCTGGCGGCGGCGCTGACCCCGCCGTCCCGGCTCCCGGAGCACGTCGGGGTGCTCGCCTGCTTCGACCTCGCCTCGCGCGGGCGGCTCGGGCTCCTCTCGCCCCTGGTCGACACCGCCGAGGCCGTCGTCGCGGTCGACCACCACACCTCGCACGTGCCGTTCGCGCACGTCACCGCGCTCGACCCTGCCGCGCCGGCCACCGCCGTGCTCGCGGCGGAGCTCGTCGAGCGGCTCTCGGTGCCCCTGGACGCGGTGCTCGCGGGCTGCCTTTGGGTGGGCCTCGTCACCGACACGGGGTCGTTCCGCCACCCGTCGACGACACCGGCCGCCCTCCGGCTCGCCGCGCGGCTGCTCGACGCGGGAGCGGAGGGCGCGCGGCTCAGCCGCGCCGTCCTCGAGGAGGTGCCGGGTGCGCTGCTGCCGGTGCTCGGCGAGGCCGTGGCCGGGGCCCGCCTCGAGCCCGGCGCCCTCGGCGGCGCCGGCCTCGTGCTGGCCACGGTCCCGCGCGAGCGGCGCGCGGCCGCCGGGCTCGCCGTCGAGGAGCTCGTGCCCGTGCTCGACGTCGTGCGCCGGGCCGCCGAGGCCGACGTCGCCGCCTGCCTGCTCCAGCAGGACGACGGCGCCTGGCGGGTCTCGCTGCGCTCGCGCGGTCCGCTCGACGTGTCCGTCGCGGCCGTCGCGCTCGGCGGCGGCGGGCACCGGATGGCCGCGGGGACCACCCTGACCGGCAGCGAGGACGAGGCCGTGGCCGCCGTGCGCGCCGCGCTGGAGGCGCTCGCGTGA
- the infB gene encoding translation initiation factor IF-2, whose translation MAKVRVYELAKELGVESKVLLTKLQGMGEFVRSASSTIEAPVVRKLRSEFPGTGSASSGAAAPAPSGAPGRPAPGPRPGPAAGPRPGPAPAPAAAPPAPAAPAPSVAAAPAPAAPTGPRPSGPTPAPQVPVAPAAQAPAAPVAPAAQHGAPSAPAAPGAPRPGASAPRPAAAGGARPAEGGAGRPGAAPRPGPRPGNNPFSSGGSSGMQRPAAPRPGNNPFTSGGTTGMPRPGGTAGPRPAPGPRPGAPGAAGPRPNPGMMPPRPQRPAGPGAGRPGAPGRTGAPGRPGAPGGAGRPGGGGGGFAGRPGGGTGAPGAGGGGGGYAGRPGGGGGGPRGRGGTAGAFGRPGGKPVRGKKSKKQRRQEFDNMQAPSIGGVSVPRGDGTTPVRLRRGSSLTDFAEKIGANPAALVTVLFRLGEMATATQSLDEDTFRLLGAELGFDVQVVSPEDEDRELLESFDIDLEFEDDEDDIVARPPVVTVMGHVDHGKTRLLDAIRKTNVQAREAGGITQHVGAYQVEHVHEGVERAITFIDTPGHETFTAMRARGAKTTDIVILVVAADDGVMPQTIEALNHAQAADVPIVVAVNKVDKEGADPTKVRGQLTEYGLVAEEYGGETMFVNVSALSGVGIDDLLEAVLLTADAALELTANASADARGTVIEARLDRGRGPVATVLVQRGTLRVGDAVVAGDAYGRVRALLDENNDPIEEAGPSRPAQILGLTSVPGAGDTFLVATEDRVARQIAERRQAAERNAQLARARKRVSLEDFLEQSKVETLNLILKGDVSGSVEALEDALLQLDVGAEVDLRIIDRGVGAITENNVMLAVASDAVIIGFNVRPEGKARELADREGVDVRYYSVIYQAIEEVEAALKGLLKPEYEEVQLGTAEIREVYRSSKFGNIAGCLVRSGEIRRNSKARLIRDGVVVADNLSIGSLRRFKDDATEVREGFECGIGLGSFNDIKVDDVIETFEMREKPRA comes from the coding sequence GTGGCGAAGGTCCGGGTCTACGAGCTCGCGAAGGAGCTCGGGGTCGAGAGCAAGGTCTTGCTGACCAAGCTCCAAGGCATGGGGGAGTTCGTGCGGTCGGCGTCGTCGACCATCGAGGCTCCCGTCGTGCGCAAGCTGAGGTCGGAGTTCCCCGGCACGGGGTCCGCCTCCTCGGGTGCTGCCGCGCCCGCGCCCTCCGGCGCGCCCGGCCGCCCCGCCCCCGGGCCGCGCCCGGGTCCTGCCGCAGGTCCGCGACCCGGCCCCGCGCCGGCGCCCGCTGCGGCCCCTCCCGCTCCGGCGGCTCCGGCTCCCAGCGTCGCGGCCGCCCCGGCGCCCGCTGCGCCGACGGGTCCCCGGCCGTCCGGCCCCACCCCTGCGCCGCAGGTGCCGGTGGCCCCCGCCGCGCAGGCTCCTGCTGCTCCGGTCGCCCCGGCGGCCCAGCACGGCGCTCCGAGCGCTCCCGCTGCCCCCGGCGCCCCGCGTCCGGGCGCCTCGGCCCCGCGTCCGGCTGCGGCCGGCGGCGCGCGGCCGGCTGAGGGCGGTGCCGGTCGCCCCGGCGCGGCTCCGCGTCCGGGCCCGCGCCCGGGCAACAACCCGTTCTCGTCGGGCGGCAGCAGCGGCATGCAGCGCCCGGCGGCTCCGCGTCCGGGCAACAACCCGTTCACCTCGGGCGGCACGACCGGCATGCCGCGTCCCGGTGGCACCGCCGGCCCGCGTCCCGCGCCCGGCCCCCGTCCGGGTGCTCCTGGCGCTGCCGGCCCGCGCCCCAACCCCGGCATGATGCCGCCGCGCCCGCAGCGCCCCGCCGGTCCCGGTGCGGGCCGTCCCGGCGCTCCCGGCCGTACCGGCGCTCCCGGTCGTCCCGGTGCTCCGGGCGGCGCGGGTCGTCCCGGTGGTGGCGGCGGCGGCTTCGCCGGTCGTCCCGGCGGCGGTACCGGTGCCCCCGGTGCCGGCGGTGGTGGCGGCGGCTACGCCGGTCGTCCCGGTGGTGGCGGCGGCGGTCCCCGTGGCCGCGGCGGCACAGCCGGTGCCTTCGGCCGGCCGGGCGGCAAGCCCGTCCGCGGCAAGAAGTCGAAGAAGCAGCGGCGCCAGGAGTTCGACAACATGCAGGCGCCGTCGATCGGCGGCGTCTCGGTCCCGCGCGGCGACGGCACGACCCCGGTCCGCCTGCGCCGCGGCTCCTCGCTGACCGACTTCGCGGAGAAGATCGGCGCCAACCCGGCGGCGCTCGTCACCGTGCTGTTCCGCCTCGGCGAGATGGCCACGGCGACGCAGTCGCTCGACGAGGACACGTTCCGCCTGCTCGGGGCCGAGCTCGGCTTCGACGTGCAGGTCGTGTCCCCGGAGGACGAGGACCGCGAGCTGCTCGAGTCGTTCGACATCGACCTCGAGTTCGAGGACGACGAGGACGACATCGTCGCCCGCCCGCCGGTCGTCACGGTCATGGGCCACGTCGACCACGGCAAGACCCGCCTGCTCGACGCGATCCGCAAGACCAACGTGCAGGCGCGCGAGGCCGGTGGCATCACCCAGCACGTCGGTGCCTACCAGGTCGAGCACGTGCACGAGGGCGTCGAGCGGGCCATCACCTTCATCGACACCCCGGGCCACGAGACCTTCACGGCCATGCGCGCTCGCGGTGCCAAGACGACCGACATCGTGATCCTCGTGGTGGCGGCCGACGACGGCGTCATGCCGCAGACGATCGAGGCGCTCAACCACGCCCAGGCGGCCGACGTGCCGATCGTGGTCGCGGTCAACAAGGTCGACAAGGAGGGCGCGGACCCGACGAAGGTCCGCGGCCAGCTCACCGAGTACGGCCTGGTCGCCGAGGAGTACGGCGGCGAGACGATGTTCGTCAACGTCTCGGCGCTGTCCGGGGTCGGCATCGACGACCTGCTCGAGGCGGTCCTGCTCACCGCGGACGCCGCCCTCGAGCTGACCGCCAACGCCAGCGCCGACGCGCGCGGCACCGTGATCGAGGCCCGCCTCGACCGCGGCCGCGGCCCGGTGGCGACCGTCCTCGTCCAGCGCGGCACCCTCCGCGTCGGCGACGCGGTGGTGGCCGGCGACGCGTACGGCCGCGTGCGCGCCCTGCTCGACGAGAACAACGACCCGATCGAGGAGGCCGGGCCCTCGCGCCCGGCGCAGATCCTCGGCCTGACCTCGGTGCCCGGCGCGGGGGACACGTTCCTCGTCGCCACCGAGGACCGCGTCGCCCGGCAGATCGCCGAGCGCCGCCAGGCCGCGGAGCGCAACGCCCAGCTCGCGCGGGCCCGCAAGCGGGTCAGCCTCGAGGACTTCCTCGAGCAGAGCAAGGTCGAGACGCTCAACCTCATCCTCAAGGGCGACGTGTCGGGCTCGGTCGAGGCGCTCGAGGACGCCCTGCTCCAGCTCGACGTGGGTGCCGAGGTCGACCTGCGGATCATCGACCGCGGCGTCGGCGCGATCACCGAGAACAACGTCATGCTGGCCGTGGCGTCCGACGCGGTGATCATCGGCTTCAACGTCCGGCCCGAGGGCAAGGCCCGCGAGCTCGCGGACCGCGAGGGCGTCGACGTCCGGTACTACTCGGTCATCTACCAGGCGATCGAGGAGGTCGAGGCAGCGCTCAAGGGCCTGCTGAAGCCGGAGTACGAGGAGGTCCAGCTCGGCACGGCGGAGATCCGCGAGGTCTACCGCTCGAGCAAGTTCGGCAACATCGCCGGCTGCCTCGTGCGCAGCGGGGAGATCCGCCGCAACTCCAAGGCGCGGCTCATCCGCGACGGCGTCGTGGTGGCGGACAACCTGTCCATCGGCTCGCTGCGCCGCTTCAAGGACGACGCGACCGAGGTCCGCGAGGGCTTCGAGTGCGGCATCGGCCTGGGGTCGTTCAACGACATCAAGGTCGACGACGTCATCGAGACGTTCGAGATGCGCGAGAAGCCGCGGGCCTAG